One genomic region from Rosa rugosa chromosome 1, drRosRugo1.1, whole genome shotgun sequence encodes:
- the LOC133732062 gene encoding uncharacterized protein LOC133732062, with product MAAEAPSSSSSRSNVYHQGSDDKALTESDLAAAQQLMQLSDEDNNNSSSSCGSKKRRSYKGEEYETDEEGVEYQSPLSVITCAKIEEIFGKEDEQDYQPKKKTRYRSLADIYLTTKPIRT from the coding sequence ATGGCGGCAGAagcaccatcttcttcttcatcacgTAGCAATGTTTATCATCAAGGCTCCGACGACAAGGCCTTGACAGAGTCGGACTTGGCCGCCGCACAGCAGCTGATGCAACTCAGCGACGAGGAtaacaacaacagcagcagcagttgcGGCAGCAAGAAGAGAAGAAGTTACAAAGGGGAAGAGTACGAGACAGATGAAGAAGGGGTCGAATATCAGAGCCCCCTGAGTGTGATCACCTGCGCAAAGATTGAAGAGATTTTTGGGAAGGAAGACGAACAAGATTACCAgccaaagaagaagacaaggtACCGGTCGCTTGCTGATATTTATCTGACGACCAAACCAATCAGAACATGA